A single Lactuca sativa cultivar Salinas chromosome 8, Lsat_Salinas_v11, whole genome shotgun sequence DNA region contains:
- the LOC111914286 gene encoding probable BOI-related E3 ubiquitin-protein ligase 2, which yields MAVHAQCYSDLYQNNNMGFANLPQDWVLMTGSSVFGIGDENRASCPYEQQQDQRFLEPQKIMNSASDYHNLVLSSSNSRRNGMIGFQNLSSELERQRLEMDCFLHFQNEKLKAVLNEETRRREVIMMQGYESKMKAIMEAKEQILNTATNRTIELQNCLLMAEKEAKDWEKKAIENEAMVTDLNRKLYQARERNHEDAESVCNGGGDHDHDDEDDDDDERETREKKMVCKVCHVRSSCILLLPCRHLCCCRGCEGLLMFCPVCETVKNGRLEVFFGLN from the exons ATGGCTGTCCATGCACAGTGCTACTCTGATCTTTATCAGAATAATAACATGGGCTTCGCTAATTTACCCCAGGATTGGGTTCTCATGACTGGTTCCTCTGTTTTTGGAATTGGGGATGAAAACAGAGCTTCCTGTCCATACGAACAACAACAAGATCAAAGGTTTCTTGAGCCTCAAAAGATTATGAATTCCGCTTCTGATTATCATAATCTTGTTCTATCTTCTTCAAATTCGAGAAGAAACGGGATGATTGGGTTTCAAAATTTGTCTTCTGAGCTTGAGAGACAAAGGTTAGAGATGGACTGTTTTCTTCATTTTCAG AATGAGAAATTAAAAGCCGTGTTGAATGAGGAAACAAGAAGAAGAGAGGTGATCATGATGCAAGGTTACGAATCAAAGATGAAGGCGATAATGGAGGCAAAAGAACAAATCTTAAACACCGCAACAAACAGAACAATAGAGCTTCAAAACTGTTTACTAATGGCGGAAAAAGAAGCGAAAGATTGGGAGAAAAAAGCCATTGAAAACGAAGCCATGGTTACTGACCTCAACAGAAAGCTATACCAAGCTAGAGAAAGAAACCATGAAGATGCAGAATCAGTCTGTAATGGAGGTGGTGATCATGATcacgatgatgaagatgatgatgacgatgagagagaaacaagagagaagaaAATGGTATGCAAGGTCTGTCACGTGAGAAGCTCGTGCATCCTATTGTTACCTTGCAGGCATCTGTGTTGTTGCAGGGGTTGCGAAGGTCTACTGATGTTTTGTCCTGTTTGTGAAACTGTTAAAAATGGAAGATTGGAGGTTTTCTTTGGTCTAAATTga